In the Sandaracinus amylolyticus genome, GGTCGAACGAGCGCACCGAGACGCGCACCGTCTCGCTCATCCCGAGGGCGCGCGTGATCACGTTCTGCGGGAGCTTCGCGGCCTTGTCCTCGTCGATCTCGGGCGAGAGCTCGAGCACGTCCTGCGCGAGCGAGTGATCCTGCGTGAGCAGCTCGAGACGCCCGGCGCGGAGGCGATAGCAGCGCGAGTCGCCGACGTGCGCGACGTGCAGCACCGCGGTCTCGAGGTCGGGCGCGAGCGCGACCATCGTCGTGCCCATGCCGCGGTATCGATCGGCGGAGCGCGCGATCTCGAGCACCTCGCGGCTCGCGCGGTGGATGCCCGCGGAGAGCCGCCGCGCGAGGAGCGGCAGTCCGAGGCGATCGAAGGTCTGGGTGGTGCGCGCGCTCTTCTGGGTGGCCTCGAAGTGACGCGCGAGGCTCGCGAGCGCGATGCTGCTCGCGACGTTGCCCGCGTTCTCTCCGCCGGCACCGTCGGCGACCGCGAACAGCGCGAGATCCGGGCGCAGAAGGAAGCCGTCCTCGTCGTGCTCGCGACCGCCGATGTCCTTGTCGGCCGCAGCCATCACCTCGAGCGCGGGGGCGGGGGACGGCTGGCTCTCCGTCGACGTCATCGACGCGGGAGTCTATCAAAGGCGGGTCGCTCGCCGTGCGAGGATCGCTCGGCAGGGCGTGCTAGGATCGGGTCGCGTTCTTCGATGACCCCGAGCTGTCCCATCTGTCATCGCGCGTTGCCGGCGCCGGACCAGAACCCGACGCACCCGTTCTGCTCCGCGCGCTGCAAGCTCATCGACCTCGGCAACTGGCTCGACGGCGCGTACCGCATCGCCGGACCGAGCGCGTTCGTCGAGAACGACGCTGCGTTTGCCGAGAACGCCGACGGCGAGAACGCGCCCTCGTAGCTTCTTCTGCCAAGGAGTCCGCATGCGCTCGAGCTCGTTCGCTCCGGTCGTGCTCGCGATGGTCCTGCTGCCGAGCCTGGTTCCAGCGAGCGCAGAGGCGCAGGAAGGCGGAGGGACGACGGGCGGAGGCGGGACCACCACGACGGCGCCGACGTCGAGCCCGAGCACGACGCCGCCGGCGCGCACCGAGCACACACGCTCGGAGACGAGCGGCTCGACCGCGACCATCACGCGCGGAGGTGATCCTTCGAGCGCGCCGGTGCGAGAGCGCCGTCCCCCGGCAGAGGAAGAAGAGGTGCCCGTCAACGAAGAGGACGACGGGCGCAAGGCCGACTTCATTTGGCTCGAGGTCGAGGGTGGCGTCTCGTACGTCGATCTGATCGCGTTCCAGCAGGACAACTTCAGCGCGCCCGACGGCACGACGGTCGACGGCTTCGAAGAGGTCACGGGCGTCGGGCCGATGGTCGGCGTCGGGCTCGGCTTCCGCGTGTTCTTCTTCGCGATGGGCGCGCGGGCGACGCTCGCGAGCTATCCGGGGTTCGAGATCGGCACGGTCGGCGGCGAGGTGCAGTTCCGGCTGCCGACGCCGATCATCGAGCCGTGGATCCGCCTCGGCGCGGGCTACGCATGGATGGGCAGCGCGAACTACACGGACGCGCGCGCGAGCCAGACGACGGTGTACGGGTGGATGCTCGACGGCGCGATCGGCCTCGACTTCTTCATCACGTGGTGGCTGACGCTCGGCGTCGGCGCGAGCCTCGACGTGCTGAACATGACGCGGCAGCCGATCAACTCGCTCGAGTGCCCGCCCAACGAGTTCTGCCCGACGCAGGACGGCGACGCGATCGGCGCGCAGGCGCGTGGGTTCGCGCAGCTGGGGCTGCACTTCTAGGTCACCACGCCAGCGGGGCGTCGGGGACGAACGGGCGCGGGATGCGCGCGGTGGTGAGGAGCGCGCGGCGCGCGGTGACGTAGCGCTCGAGATCGGCAGGCGATGCGAGCTCGGGCGCGCGCGCGGTGCGGTGGACGACCGTGCCGACCAGGTCGGGGACGATCG is a window encoding:
- a CDS encoding PP2C family protein-serine/threonine phosphatase, whose protein sequence is MTSTESQPSPAPALEVMAAADKDIGGREHDEDGFLLRPDLALFAVADGAGGENAGNVASSIALASLARHFEATQKSARTTQTFDRLGLPLLARRLSAGIHRASREVLEIARSADRYRGMGTTMVALAPDLETAVLHVAHVGDSRCYRLRAGRLELLTQDHSLAQDVLELSPEIDEDKAAKLPQNVITRALGMSETVRVSVRSFDLALGDVFVLCTDGLTDVLSDEEIAETLLTTNSVRGQVSALLGRAKAAPADDNVAIAVVRFDALPGALAVPKRHATRPHPTRPPSGAPPRATLPGDSWHDPEIVVLENEPDDDEPALHIVPASVPPGMLDALHDVVLPRPRPRKRFPRPEPEGEPRARADEDAQDAEPPALTLVDDDDD
- a CDS encoding DNA gyrase inhibitor YacG encodes the protein MTPSCPICHRALPAPDQNPTHPFCSARCKLIDLGNWLDGAYRIAGPSAFVENDAAFAENADGENAPS